Proteins encoded by one window of Branchiostoma floridae strain S238N-H82 chromosome 6, Bfl_VNyyK, whole genome shotgun sequence:
- the LOC118417518 gene encoding CMP-N-acetylneuraminate-beta-galactosamide-alpha-2,3-sialyltransferase 2-like isoform X1, with protein sequence MIRMTVKLFITTIVFVLIMLGAMYHYVQPGKSPIARKTGGTAPPDEDDKNNSQLSRWWRKFQGDGEPVQLQANKSAAVTTPPVVVPTPPVVVQPTCKRIWQKGRSSWFDSRFDDNIRPVWSRANIELPADARKWWMSLQSHKDEDPAPLLNALFDMGAPDVDPWASRNLTGCLRCAVVGNSGNLRQSNYGEEIDGYDLIFRMNDAPTKGWEKDVGHRTTHHFMYPESATDLPDDVSFVLLNFKPLDLKWMKTSLTDGSITRTWTRVKGRIKANKTKILVYNPAFFKYVNDKWTEHHGRYSSTGSLVILFAVHVCDEVDVYGYGADKLGNWNHYWTTHYSGAAHRSTGVHDSEFERVLLEKLQSEGIIKIHRGNAANK encoded by the exons ATGATAAGGATGACCGTCAAGCTCTTCATTACCACGATAGTGTTCGTACTGATCATGCTGGGTGCAATGTACCATTACGTGCAACCCGGAAAATCTCCAATCGCTCGAAAGACTGGGGGAACAGCGCCCCCAGATGAGGACGATAAGAACAACAGCCAGTTGTCGAGATGGTGGCGAAAGTTCCAGGGAGACGGGGAACCAGTGCAACTGCAAGCAAACAAAAGTGCAGCAGTGACCACTCCGCCTGTAGTGGTACCCACTCCGCCTGTAGTGGTACAGCCCACATGTAAGAGAATATGGCAGAAGGGACGGTCGTCATGGTTTGATAGCAGGTTTGATGACAACATCAGGCCTGTCTGGTCACGGGCTAACATAGAGCTGCCTGCTGACGCCAGGAAGTGGTGGATG AGTCTTCAGAGCCACAAGGACGAGGACCCCGCCCCCCTCCTGAATGCGTTATTTGATATGGGAGCACCAGATGTCGACCCGTGGGCCAGCCGTAACCTCACAGGGTGTCTCCGCTGCGCTGTGGTGGGCAACTCTGGCAACCTCAGGCAGTCCAACTATGGGGAGGAGATTGATGGATATGACCTGATCTTCAG AATGAACGATGCCCCTACTAAGGGTTGGGAGAAGGATGTCGGCCACAGAACCACCCACCATTTCATGTACCCAGAGAGCGCCACAGACCTGCCAGATGACGTCAGCTTCGTCCTGCTGAACTTCAAACCTCTAGATCTCAAATGGATGAAGACTTCCCTCACAGATGGGTCCATTACTCG GACATGGACTCGTGTAAAAGGCAGAAttaaagcaaacaaaacaaag ATTCTGGTGTACAATCCTGCGTTCTTCAAATACGTTAACGACAAGTGGACGGAGCATCATGGGAGGTATTCCTCCACAGGCAGCCTGGTTATCCTGTTTGCAGTACACGTGTGCGATGAG GTGGATGTGTATGGTTATGGAGCTGACAAACTTGGGAACTGGAACCACTACTGGACCACGCATTACTCTGGAGCAGCCCACCGGTCCACTGGGGTGCACGACTCCGAATTCGAACGAGTCCTCCTGGAGAAACTGCAGTCAGAGGGGATCATCAAAATCCACAGAGGCAATGCAGCTAACAAGTAA